Genomic DNA from Equus caballus isolate H_3958 breed thoroughbred chromosome 10, TB-T2T, whole genome shotgun sequence:
TCAGACTCTCATACACCTCAGACCCCCTGGACCTGCTTCAGCCCCTCTAAGAACCCCTCCAAGCTTTTGGATTCAGACCCCTTCAGCTCCCCAGACTTTCTTCAGCTCCTCTCGGCCCCCAAATCCCGTCACCTCCCTGGACCACCAGACCTTCCTCAGACCCTGAGATCCTTCTCAGATTCTCTCCTTCACCCCTCAGACTCTCCGCAGGCCCCAGACCTTCCTCAGACCTCCAGACCCCGCGCCTCTCCTTCCTACCCTCTCAGACCTCTCCCAAGTGCCCCTCACACCCACCAAACCCTCCCTGAGACCGTTCCCCTACCTCTCAGATCCCCCAGTTCCGCTGCACTCCCAACCCCGCCCTGAAGaatttcctccccctcccccagcccaacACGTGATCTCAGAGGCCAAGGGGCCCTGCTTCCGCGTGCTGCGCGACGGCGGCTGCTCGCTGCCCATTCTGCGCAACATCACCAAACAGATCTGCTGCTGTAGCCGCGTGGGCAAAGCCTGGGGCCGGGGCTGCCAGCTCTGCCCACCCTTCGGCTCAGGTGAGCGCCGGAGACTCCCCGCCCACTTGCCTGGCTGGGCGCTAGCCTTGGCCACGCCCCGACCCCTGAGACTCCGCCCACCTTTGGCCACACCCACCCCTGAGATACCCGACCTTGAAGTTAGGCTGAGCCCCCTGAGCGTCACACCCAGCCTTGGCCGCTCCTAGTCCTTGAGATATGCTGCCTGCCCAATGCTGTCCCCAAGCTTTGGTCTAGTCCCCAGCTCCTGAAACACTACCTTCAGCCTAGGTTCCGCCTTGGGCCCCGTCTTAGACACGACCCTCTCTGGGACGCCTCCCTGGCAATCGAGCTTCTGCCTAAAACCAGATCCCACAATGGACCTGTTTCCTGGCCTTGAACGCAGTTCCTGTAGACCCCCACGCAGACCCTCAACCCCTGTTCCTGCCCCCATCCCAAAGGAGGAAAAACATCCGTGGTCCCACCCTCAGCCTCTGAGAATTCCCAGTCTTTAGCCCGGGTACCACCCCATCCCAGCATCCAGCCCAAACCCCTGACAACACTCCCAGGCcaagccccgcccccagccaaAGCCAAACCCTAGaccccccctcctctctctctcattccctccTGCTCTCATGCCCTCTCTCTGCCCACCCCGCCTCCCCGTTCCTAGAGGGTTTTCGGGAGATCTGCCCTGCTGGCCCTGGCTACCACTACTCGGCCTCCGACCTCCGCTACAACACCAGACCCCTGGGCCAGGAGCCACCCCGCGTGTCCCTCAGCCAGCCCCGAGCCCCCCCCTCCACCTCTCGACCACCCTCAGGTGAGCTGGCTTCTGGAGGAGGGGGTGTCATCTCCCAGGGGCTGCCCCAGCCccatggggaaaggagagggagtgAGGACACCCAAGTCCAGATCTCCATTCACTGATGCCGCTTCTTTACCAGGCTTTCTGCCCACCCGTCGCCCAGAACCCCGCCTGGAGCCCCGGCTGGAACCCCGGCCTGAGCCCCGGCCTGAACCCCGGCCAGGCCCTGAGCTTCCCCTGCCCAGCATCCCCGCCCGGACTGGTCCTGAGATCCCTGAATCAGGTGCAATAGAGGGAATCGACGGCATTGATGCCGGGTAGGGGTTCTAGCAGGAGGTTCCAAGGTCAAGATCCCAGGATGGAACAAATAGGGACGTCACCGGCAGAGGAGTtaaggcaggggcagggggctcATTGGAGGAGGGTTGGATGGTGGTTACATCGGGAGCTGGAGTGGGACAGGCCTGGGTGCAAATTCTCTGTCAATtcgacaagtcatttaacctctctgagcctcagtttcctcatctgtaaaatggggaccattgtgaggattcagtgagctATCTCTGAAGTGTCTGGCCCACAGAGAGTGCTCAGTAATGACAAATAATTATTTCTCACGGATGGCGCTAAGAACCTATCTCAGGCAGAGGAGTGGAGGGTTATGGGAGGATTCAGGTGGAGGATCTGGTGAGAAGGTCCCATGATAAAGGGGAGCAGGATGGGGAGTGGAAGCCTGGGCTTGGGGAGGAACATCCGTGAGGGTGTTTTAGGCGGAGGATCTGAGGGGATTGTACTGGGACGAAAGGGACAGAGGATTCAGAGATGGGGGAACCCTGGCTGACTGGACCCCCCAGGTCCCTCCGCGGGCGTGTGTCAGCGCAATCCCCAGGTCTGCGGCCCGGGACGCTGCATCCCCCGGCCCAGTGGCTACACCTGCGCCTGCGACTCCGGTTTCCGGCTCACCCCACAGGGCACACACTGCATCGGTGAGCCGGGCAGAGGGGGCGCAcggaggcggggcggggggctCTGCCCGCTCCCCTCCTGACCAGCCCCTCCGTGCCCTCAGACGTGGACGAATGTCGCCGCGTGCCCCCGCCCTGTGCTCCCGGGCGCTGCGAGAACACGCCAGGCAGCTTCCGTTGCGTGTGTGGCCCCGGCTTCCGAGCCGGCCCGCGGGCTGGGGAGTGCCTGGGTGAGAAACCCGCCCCGCTGGCTCCGGGCCCCATCTCTGCCGGGTCCCGCTACCGCTGGCCCTCCGGAGCAGTTGGCGCCCTCCCACGCTTCCCCACGCCCCTTCTGCCCAACTATACTCGCGCCCTGGTCCGGCCTggcccgccccggcccgccccggcccgcccccagaccagctcctgccctcccctcggCCGCACTGCTGCCCCTTCCCCGCCCGGCTGACCCTTCCGGTCGGGGCAGGTCGCTGCCCTCCTTCGGGGCCGACCCCTCTCAGGGACTGGTCTCGGCTCCGCCCCTGCCTTGGCCCCGCCCCTGCCTTGGCCCCGCCCCTACATATTCCAGAGGCGCTCCCACCTACCCCCGGGCCCCGCCCCATCCTGTGACCGCGGCTACCTCTCTCCTGACCACGACCCCTGATTGCCACCCTGCCACACCAGTGCTACATCCCTAAACCGCCCCTTCTCTCGCTCCTGCCTTCCCTGTGCTGGGTCCCCAAAGCTGCCCTTCCCGCCCTtgccctgcccaggccctgccctccgcAAATTGCCCCCCTCACCGTTCCCCTCTCCACCTCTGCCTTGGCCGGGTCCCCAGCCCTTGTCCTGCCCTCCCCACTCAAGCCCTGCCTTCGCCTTAAACCTAGTCACTCTGGGTCCCCCCTACTGCTCCTGGCTCCGGTCCCAGCCTGGCCAGGGCCCAAGCttggccctgcccctgccctccccgcctcccccccccccagctgtctggagcaggggtgggtggggagagtgTCTGCTCCAGTCTCAGCCGCCTGGGGTTGTGCCCGCAGACGTGGACGAGTGCCACCGCGTGCCGCCGCCGTGTGACCGCGGGCGCTGCGAGAACACACCAGGCAGCTTCCTCTGCGTGTGCCCCGCTGGGTACCAGGCTGCGCCCCACGGAGCTGGCTGCCAGGGTGAGGGACtaggaggggcagaggggaagggatgTGGGGGGGAAGGGTTGAAGGGCAGTGATGAGGGATGGAGAGACGAGcaatgaggcagagggagggtgaTTGatgggaggcagaggccaggttCTGAGAACATGGCCTGATGGCTGTAGAGACAGAGTGACACCGGGATGGAAACAGAAAGGCTGAGTCATGgaggatgaggaagcagagggatggaggatggaggtACCAGTAATAGAGGAAGGGGTAGAGTTATGGAGGACAAGTAGAAGGAGGCCCACTGATGGGAACTAGAAAGGCAGAGTTCTAGGAGGCAGACAGGCAGCTTAATAGGGGTTGAAAGGGTAGAGGGATGGAGGATAGAGAGTTAGAATGGTGGGGTAGGGTGGCAGAATGATGGAGACAGGAGGAAGTGTGATGGAGGATGGAAGGCAGAGTGATGAGGACAGGGTGGCAGGATGATGGAGACCAGGAGGCAGAGTGATGGGGGATGGAAGGCAGAGTGATGAGGACAGGGTGGCAGGATGATGGAGACCAGGAGGCAGAGTGATGGGGGATGGAAGGCAGAGTGATGAGGACAGGGTGGCAGGATGATGGAAGGTGGAATGTCAAAGCAATGGAGGTCAGGGAGGCAGAGTGGAGCATGGGGGGCATAAGGGAGGTGTGACCCCGGGCCCCTGCCCCACACAGATGTGGACGAGTGCATCCAGAGCCCGGGCCTCTGTGGCCGAGGAGCCTGTGAGAACCTGCCCGGCTCTTTCCACTGTGTTTGCCCGGCTGGCTTCCGGGGCTCGGCGTGTGAAGAGGATGTGGATGAGTGTGCGCAGGAGCCACCACCCTGCGGGCCAGGCCGCTGTGACAACACGGCAGGCTCCTTCCACTGTGCCTGCCCTGCTGGCTTCCGCTCCCAAGGGCCGGGGGCCCCCTGCCAAGGTGAGGGTGCTGAGTCCTCTCCACTCCTATTTGCTGTGGGCACTGGAGAGAGACATGACTGCGGACAGAGAGGCAGTGTGATGGAGCTCAGTGATagaggagaggggcagaggggtgggggtactgagagggtggggagggcctGACTCTAgagtcttctcctcttctctaaaTACAAGGGTGCTCTCCACTCCTCTTCCCTTTTTGGGTGATACTCTTGTGCTTGTGGGAACCCCGAGGAGGGGACAACTCTGAGGCAGGGAAGGCCACATGCAGGAAGTGGGGCCCTAGCCTCACGCTGGCAGATGTAGAGACCATTAACTGGGGAAATGAGGGAGGGGTCTGTCCTcctggcaggagggagcaggctgGGCAAAGTCTAGCAGGCTGCCTCCAGACTGGAATGCCAGGGTGGGTGGTGATGGCAATGAGTCTGGGTCCAGGCCCCTTCCTCAGCCCCACGGGTCCCCTCTGCCCCAGATGTGGACGAGTGTGCCCGCAGCCCCCCGCCCTGTGCCTACGGCCGGTGTGAGAACACGGAAGGCAGCTTCCAGTGCGTCTGCCCCACGGGCTTCCAACCCAACGCCGCTGGCTCCCAGTGCGAGGGTGAggccggggagggagggaggaccgTGTGTGGGTGACGGGGGCATTGGGCTGCTCTTCAAGGCCACCCTCTCCTCTGGCCCCTAGATGTGGATGAgtgtgagaaccacctggcgtGTCCTGGGCAGGAGTGCGTGAACTCACCAGGCTCCTTCCAGTGCAGGGCCTGTCCTGCTGGCTACCACCTGCACCGTGGCCGATGTACTGGTGAGACCAGGCCCTGGCTGTGACCTTGGATCTGCGTATGACCCCTGACCCAAATTGTGACCCCTATCCTGGACTACAGCCCTGACCTGGCCCATGACCTCCTGACCTGGACCTCAATCTCCTTACCTGGAGCACTTACCCAGAGCCTGACTGCGACTCCTGACCTAGACTATGGGCCCCTGACCCAGACTGCAATTCCCGACCTGGACCACAACCCTTGACCCTGAATGTGTCTTCTGACTCTGTGCCCCATGAACTCTCAACTTGACTGTGACATTTGACTCTAACCATGACTCCTGCTGATAACCCCTGACCCCACCCTGATAGCAATTGTGACCCTCCCGACTCCTGGCCTTGAATGTGACCTGTGGCTGCTGAACTTGACTGTGACATTTAACCTAACCTTAACTCCTGACCATAACCCTGACTATAACCCCTGACTCTGTGTGACCTTTGATTCTGTCTCTTTCATTGCACCTGCCCTTGCCCCTTCTCAGAGTCCCTTCTTTGGGGCCTGATTGGGTTCATGATCACTGACCTCAACACTTGACTAAAGGCAGAATTTGGGACCCTGACTGTAACCCCTGACCCTAATTGGTCTCAGATTCCAGTCACTGACTCTGACCCCTGACTCAGCAGAATCCCATCCAATGATCCTGGTTTATAATACTTGACTCCTTACCCTATTCATTTCTGACCCCTGTTTCAGTCCAGAGTCCCTTCACCTGACCCCAGGATCCTGGGACAGGGAGTTCCCAGAAACCCAGCCCGCAGAGCCCCCCATCATGGTCCCCAGAATCAGGGGACCTTGGTCCTCCCTACCCACTTCTGTCCTACAGCCCTCACCCCATATCCAACCTAAGACACTTCCCATCATCTCCCCCAGACGTCTCTGCCCCAAGGGGATCTGTCTGGCGTGTCCCTAGACTGGACCTTTTCTGAAACCCCCATTCCCACAGATGTGGACGAGTGCAGTTCGGGTGCCTCCTGCGGCCCCCACGGGCACTGCACTAACACCGAAGGCTCCTTCCGCTGCAGCTGCGCGGCGGGTTACCGGGCGCCGGCTGGTCGGCCTGGGCCCTGCGCAGGTGGGCAGCTGGGGAGAGGCCGGAGAGCCCTGGAGTGGAGTTCTGGGGTCTTGGGCAAAGCGCGCGGGGCAGGTGGAGGCTGCACTAAGGGGCTATGGGTGGAGCTTAAAAGCCGGCCCTCAGGGGTGCGGCTTGGGGGCGGGGCTGCTGTGTGGGGGCGGGGCTGCTGCcttgggggcggggctggggtccGGGCAGCTGGGCGGCAGCCCTTTCTTTCGCGAACCCTAGACGTGAACGAGTGTCTAGAGGGCGACTTCTGCTTCCCGCATGGCGAGTGCCTCAACACCGACGGCTCCTTTGCCTGTACTTGTGCCCCCGGCTACCGGCCCGGACCCCGCGGAGCCTCTTGCCTCGGTCTGTCCCCAGCCTGGGCCTGGACCGGGAAAGGGTGGGCGAATACCAGGAGAAGTCGGGACAAGAAGACGGCGGAATGGGGAGTCTGAATTTTTGGCCAGGGTCTTAGTGCATCCTGGGGGCGGGGCTTGCGGAGACCCCGGGCGAGGCTTGGAGGGGAAAGGCGGGAACGACGGAGTCTGGGTAGCTGGGCCGTGAATGTCAAGGGTCGGGTCTGACCCCGTGGGAGGGGTGAGGctggcagggaagggaggagcCTAAGGCAGGTGGGGGAAGGAGTTAAAGGCCTTGGAGCCGAAGGGGCGGGGCAAAGGCGGTGGAGGGCGGGGCAAGGgctgcgggggcggggcctggaagGTTAagcggaggaggagggggcggcgGTTTCCGACACTCTGTCCTGCAGACGTGGACGAGTGCAGCGAGGAGGACCTTTGCCAGAGCGGCATCTGTACCAACACTGACGGCTCCTTCGAGTGCGTCTGTCCTCCGGGACACCGCGCCGGCCCGGACCTGGCCTCCTGCCTAGGTGAGAGGCCCCGCCCCGGCCtgacccctcctccctgcctcccgtgTCCCCCATttgtctcccctccccccgcctccccttCGCTGCTTCCTCCCTTCCACCTTCCTGCGTCTCCCGCCTCTCCTCTttgcctccccatctcccctcctctgccctcttcctctcttggccccccgccccccttctgactctcctctcccctccttgacCCCGCACCTTTCCTCCTTcgcctctctgcctccctgcttcccccatctgactgccctccctcccttcctcagaCGTGGACGAATGTCGCGAGCGGGGCCCGGCCCTGTGCGGGTCCCAGCGCTGCGAGAATTCCCCTGGGTCCTACCGCTGTGTCCGCGACTGCGACCCTGGCTACCACGCGGGCCCGGGGGGCACCTGTGACGGTGAGAccacgccccccgcccccacgacGAGTTTCTGGAGCTGGCTCCCTTGGGACTGAGGAGGGGCACCAGGCCTCACGGAGTTGCGGGAAGGGAAAGGGCCCCCAACCAATGCATTTAATCCTCTCCCCATCTTTGTGGTGGAAATCAGCCTCCAGCGTGTCCTTGTACTTTCTTGTGGAAGCGAGGCAGGAGGATGGGGAAGACACTCCTATCAGGAAACAGGCCAAGCCTCTCTTCCAGAAGCAGCCCATGCCCCTCTGCCGCTTGAGCACACTCCACATTTTAGGCGGTCCCCTAGTAAGACATCTCCTATAGTAAGAACTGTTAGCCTCCCCCCCTTCCAATGGACCCATGGATTGAAACCTCCTGTTTCTCCCTCTTCAGGCCCCTTCACTTTGCACTGCCCTCTTCCCACCTTCCCCACTCCTTCCGCTTCCAGCTCCCCTCCAAAGAGGCCCAACCCTAGCTGTCCTGGGCCCCATCCTTTCCTGCTGCGAAATTCCGCGGGTTTCTCCCGGCACTGATCTCTGCCCGCTTAAGCTCTGCCCTTCCACACTCTATTCACCTCTCCAGATTCTGTCCTTTTCCACTCCTCAGACTCCTCCAGGCCTTGGGAACGTCTAGGCCCACCCCTTCCAGTCTCTGCTCCGCCTTCAGACCGCCCCTTGCCTGCTCTTCTCCTCCACGCCTTCCCAGccctccactcccccaccccatccctcaccTCCCATGCCCCCTGCCTGGCTCCCCCATCAGGCTCCAGCAGGGGACCGATCGAGGCAGGAGGCCAGGACTAATCCAAGTGTTTTTTTGGATGGTGTGTGGGCCAGCATTTCGTGGAACAAATGAGACGTCTGTGGGCTGGCTCCCTTTGGCTCTCCGGTTGCCAGACCTCTGGTTCATGGAAACCTGATTTCATGGAGTCTCATTCATTAATTCCACAAGAGTTTGCTGAGCACCtgtcatgtgccagacactgggggCACAACAGGCAATGAGTCCAACGAAacccctcccctcctgcagcTGATATGCTAGGCGGGGAGACAATAAATATGGGAACAAATGCAAAATGCATTCAACAAGCAATTTGGGGGGGTACccactctgtgtcaggcactgttctatgcCCTGGGGATACTGTGGGGAGCAAGACAGACACAGGTCCTGCCCACGTGGAGTCTGCATTCTAGAGAGGTGACAGCTGGCTTACCAAGAAATACATGGATAGAGtccggcccggtggccaagtggttaagttcgtgcactctgcttcagtggcccagggtgtcgctagtttggatcctgggtgctgacctagcaccgctcatcaagccatgctgaagtggcatctcacatagcacaactagaaagacctacaactagaatatacaactatgtactggggggcttaggggagaagaagaaggaaaaaaagacatggatATAATGCAATGTCAGGTTTAAGAAGGAGAATAAAGCAGGAGAAATGGACAGAGATGACAGGGCAGTGGGAGAGGGGGTGCTAGGAGGTATAACCTAGACACCTGagtgaagtgagggagggagccatGCAGATAGCTGAGGGAAGAGTGTTcctgacagagggaacagcaagtgcaaaggccctgaggtgggaccaTGTTTGGCTATGTGAGAAATGGCAATGATGCCTTCAGAGTTATCAACACTTGTCAGTCTTTAAAAGCTCAGAATCCTAGATACCAGGTTCCTAGGGATTTGCAGTCATGAGAACGGGGAGCAGTGTAAGGAACCTGCGAATCCAGGCCTGTGactcccaccccgcccctccccactcTTGCAGATGTGGATGAATGCCAAGAATATGGCCCTGCGATTTGTGGGGCCCAGCGCTGTGAGAACACCCCTGGCTCGTACCGCTGCACACCAGCCTGTGACCCTGGCTATCAGCCCACGCCAGGGGGTGGATGCCAGGGTGAGTGTCCCCTGGGCATTGGGTGAGACGTGGAGGGGATGGAGGGTCCAGCAATGGCCTGACTGTCTGGTGGTTGCAGACGTGGACGAATGCCGGAACCGGTCATTCTGCGGGGCCCACGCCGTGTGCCAGAACCTGCCCGGCTCCTTCCAGTGCCTCTGTGACCAGGGATACGAGGGGGCGAGGGACGGGCGTCACTGCGTGGGTACGGGGCTCCAAGGGGTGggtggggccagggtgggggagAGGTTGGTCAGGCCCTGCTCCTCTCCATAGATCTCAACAAATGTGACCGTTAGGGTGTGCAATTTAGACCTTAGAATATAAGATGATCTCCATGTCAGTCAGGACTGTTCTGGTTGCAAATGACGGGAACTCTATTCATTCAGATTTATTTTGGGGGTGCTTAAAAAATACATGCATAAAGTCAGATGTTAgctggggccaatcttcctcaagcaaaaagagaaagattggcaacagatgttagctcggggccaatcttcctcaccaaaaaacaaaacaaagacaaaacatgTATAAAGTGTATAAATTGCCCTAATCTTAAGTGTATataaacattctttcttttttcccaacattttataGGAAAGATTTCTAAACATATAGCAAATTGAAAGATTTGTAGAATGAACACCTGCACACCCGTGACCTAtatcctattattattattttataatatttgtttCTTCACGTATCTAGCCATTAATCCACCTAATTTTTTGGATaggtttaaaattaaattctctaGTCTCCCTAAATTCTTCAGTATGCATAGCCTTAAGCAGACTTCAGTAGGTGTTTACAGATGTTTTCATTTGAGGTTcaatttacatacagtgaaatgcatgAATCTTAATTGTCCGTTCTTTAAGTTTGACAAGTGCAAACACAACaggctttatttctttaaaggaatTAAAACTGTGAAGTCCTGGGATCTCTGAAGTTCAGGCATACCTGGATCCAGGCCTTGTAACCAGGCTAGCCGTCTCCCTCTCTCGGCTCTGCCTCCCTCCGTGGTGTTTATTTTCAGGCAGACTCCATTTTCACGGTGACGAAGgaggcccagcccctcccagctgaCATCGTCAGCTTGGCAACCCCAGAGCTAAAAAGGGAGGCTCTTTCTGGATGTTTCTAGCAAAAGTCCCAGGACTGGCTTTGATTGGCCCAGCTTGGTCACTGCCTGTCTCTGAACTAGAGAAATATAATAATCTGGCCCTGCCTGGGACTTGTGCCCATGCCTCGGAGTAGATTTAGCCCTGCTCGAAAACACATGAGTTGAAAATGGAGGAGCAGAGGGCTCCCAAGGGAAATCCAGGGTTTGTCACCAGAAGTTAAGTGGATGATGGGGTCTGGGCCGTTAAAAATACCCATTATATTTGAAAGCTCAGGATTTTAGACCTTTGAAATCTGACAAGGTTACAACCATTGACTCCGTCTCCCTTGCTGTCTCCTGCTCACAGATGTGAATGAGTGTGAAACGCTACAGGGTGTGTGTGGAGCTGCCCTGTGTGAGAATGTCGAAGGCTCCTTCCTCTGTGTCTGTCCCACCAGCCCTGAGGAGTTTGACCCCATGACCGGACGCTGTGTTCCCCCGCGGACTTCTGCTGGTGAGACAGATGTGTCTATTTAACTGATGGCTGCTGGCCCCACAGAAAAGTGATGTGGTCTGACCATTCCTGATGTGGACAGCTGCCATCAATtaaatgttgttgttttaaacaacaacaaaaacctttaGAATGCCCGGGTTCACATGGGTAGTGGGACTCAGTATCAGGAGAACTAGATCCTGGCCCTGACTCTACCagattccttcattcaacaaatgttcacaGGGCATCCTCGGTGTTTAGGCACTattctgggcactggggacacagcagtgaccaGGAAGACCACTCTGTCTTCAAGGGGCCCACAATCCAGTGGGAGTGCAGGCAGAGATATCACCAGATAGTGGCAATCCAGAGAAatcagggctgggatggaggaAGCACAGGCCTGAGGGAACCAGGCTGTGATGGGGAAAGGCTGAGGGGTTGTGGGAATCCAGAGGAGGTGCCTGCCTCAGcttgagaggagaggagggagggtttCCTGTGGGAGGAGCTGTCTGAACTGAAAGGCATAGGATGAGTAGAAAGGAGCCAGGcaaagtgagggagggagggcctTCCGGGCAGAGGACACAGCCAGAGGGCTGTAGTGTCACAGTGACCTGCTTGTGGTCAGGCGGCTGGCCTTTTCCCAGGGACACTGTGGCACATGTAAGGGTTTTGAGTGGGAGGGGGGTATATTGTATTTTGAAACCTCCCTCTGGCTGCGGTGTGAAGGTGGATTGGAGGGGGTGACACTGGGAGCTGGGAGCCTAGGGAGCAGGCCGGGGCGGGGACCTGGGCAGGAGAAGACAGGGCTGGACCATGGCAGGGGtcatgggaggggaggaggggtcGGTGGGAGAAAGGCTCCAGAGGCAACTGGACAGGCTATGGGGCCACCTGGGTCAGGGAGCGGTGTCCAGGCCCATGCCTGGCTTTGGGGATGAAGGCTGCGAGGCCAGTTTGGGACATGTTGGATAAGAGGGCCCAGGGAGGCATCCAGGAGGCCAGGGaagtcccctctcctccctcccaaacTGCAGCTGCGATGATTGGCAAGTCGCCTGGGAGAGTGTGAGGTGGGGAGGCAAGAGATGCAGAAATGACAGGAGGCGGGGATGGGAGAAAGCGAGACGATGACAGATGGTGAGAAGTGTGGAGTCTGGTTCTGCCACTGATGGCTGGgggccctctgggcctcagtttccccatctgtaacgTGGGGGCCAGAGGCTCAGCCCACACTGGGCTAAAGCCCCTGGTCTCCCCAGGCACATTTCCGGGCTCACAGCCCCAGGCACCTGCCAGCCCCAGTCTGCCGGCCAGGCCACCCcagccacccccgccccgccggcCCAGCACGCCCAGGCAGGGCCCCTTGAGCAGCGGGCGCCGGGAGTGCTACTTTGACACAGCAGCTCCGGATGCATGTGACAACATCCTGGCGCGAAACGTGACGTGGCAGGAGTGCTGCTGCACTGTGGGCGAGGGCTGGGGCAGCGGCTGCCGCATCCAGCAGTGCCCGAGCACCGAGACAGGTGGGCATGGGCTACGGGGTGGACACACGGCTCAGAGTGGGGTGGAAATAGGTGGGCATGGACTGGCA
This window encodes:
- the LTBP4 gene encoding latent-transforming growth factor beta-binding protein 4 isoform X5, which gives rise to MLRPGPRGRRPLLLVLLLPLLAAAATAASAASPGSSQAVEVMTPGRRAGIAACRCCPGQSPRRSRCFRASCRVRSCLPGKCAGPQRCLTPVPRALPSPGSSARKRQVSLNWQPLTLQEARALLRRRRPRGPGGRALLRRRPPQRAPAGQARVLCPLICHNGGVCVKPDRCLCPPDFAGKFCQLHSTGARPPAPAMPGLTRSVYTMPLANHRDDEHGVASMVSVHVEHPQEASVVVHQVERVSGPWEEADAEAVARAEAAARAEAAAPYTVLAQSAPREDGYSDASGFGYCFRELRRGECASPLPGLRTQEVCCRGAGLAWGVHDCQPCSEHLGNSDRLGAPDGPCPTGFERVNGSCEDVDECATIGRCQHGECANTHGGYTCVCPDGFLLDSSRSSCISQHVISEAKGPCFRVLRDGGCSLPILRNITKQICCCSRVGKAWGRGCQLCPPFGSEGFREICPAGPGYHYSASDLRYNTRPLGQEPPRVSLSQPRAPPSTSRPPSGFLPTRRPEPRLEPRLEPRPEPRPEPRPGPELPLPSIPARTGPEIPESGPSAGVCQRNPQVCGPGRCIPRPSGYTCACDSGFRLTPQGTHCIDVDECRRVPPPCAPGRCENTPGSFRCVCGPGFRAGPRAGECLDVDECHRVPPPCDRGRCENTPGSFLCVCPAGYQAAPHGAGCQDVDECIQSPGLCGRGACENLPGSFHCVCPAGFRGSACEEDVDECAQEPPPCGPGRCDNTAGSFHCACPAGFRSQGPGAPCQDVDECARSPPPCAYGRCENTEGSFQCVCPTGFQPNAAGSQCEDVDECENHLACPGQECVNSPGSFQCRACPAGYHLHRGRCTDVDECSSGASCGPHGHCTNTEGSFRCSCAAGYRAPAGRPGPCADVNECLEGDFCFPHGECLNTDGSFACTCAPGYRPGPRGASCLDVDECSEEDLCQSGICTNTDGSFECVCPPGHRAGPDLASCLDVDECRERGPALCGSQRCENSPGSYRCVRDCDPGYHAGPGGTCDDVDECQEYGPAICGAQRCENTPGSYRCTPACDPGYQPTPGGGCQDVDECRNRSFCGAHAVCQNLPGSFQCLCDQGYEGARDGRHCVDVNECETLQGVCGAALCENVEGSFLCVCPTSPEEFDPMTGRCVPPRTSAGTFPGSQPQAPASPSLPARPPQPPPPRRPSTPRQGPLSSGRRECYFDTAAPDACDNILARNVTWQECCCTVGEGWGSGCRIQQCPSTETAEYQSLCPHGRGYLVPSGDPSLRRDVDECQLFRDQVCKSGVCVNTAPGYSCYCSNGYYYHAQRLECIDNDECADEEPACEGGRCVNTIGSYHCTCEPPLVLDGSRRRCVSNESQSLDDNLGVCWQEVGADLVCSRPRLDRQATYTECCCLYGEAWGMDCALCPAQDSDDFEALCNVLRPPAYGPVRPGGFGLPYEYGPDLGPPYQGFPYGPELYPPPVLPYDPYPPPPGPFARREAPYGAPPFDMPDFEDDGGPYGDSEAPAPPGPGPRWRYRPRDTRGSFPEPEESPEGGGYAAGTLAGPYEGLEAEECGILDGCAHGRCVRVPEGFTCDCFDGYRLDMTRMACVDINECDEAEAASPLCVNARCVNTDGSFRCVCRPGFAPSHQPHHCTPARPRA